The sequence GATTTCCTCAGGACCCAGCCGCCGAAGTCCGCGAAGACCGTTCGCATCACCCTTCTGCTCCAGCTCGTTTAGAAGGGGTAACTCATTTTCAGTGGTTGCGATTACAAGCTTCCCGCATCGCTCATATGGGATCCCGTGTGCCTGACAGAAGCGGAACATCGCTTCCCGGCCCTCGGTGCAGAGGCGAGCCTTCAGGGAGCCGGGCTTATAGTAGAGGCCGGAATGGATCACCCCACTGTTGTGTCCGCTCTGATGCGCCGCCAGACGGTCTTCTGCTTCAAGGACAACAAGTGAGAGACGCCATCGCGATACAAGCGTCATAGCGACGGCCATCCCCACAATACCTCCCCCGACGACCGCGACATCGTACCGCACTGAGCCCATCGCTAACCCATTCTCACACCCGACTCTTCGAGACGAGTAGTCTCGAACACTCCAACCTCTTGGCTCTCTCTCCCTCAGGTTCTCCAAACAACCCGCGCTGTCATGCTCAATAGGAACATTGTAAGTCTACACCGGGACATCCGCATCATCAACGTCATCAAGAGCGACCTACCGCGCAAGGATCCGAGGCTACTCATTGTTACTGTGCAACCTGGTTGTATATCCTCACGCGGTTATACGAGTTGCAACACCTGGTGCAGCAGGTACAAGCCGCCCCAGATAATGAAGAAGCCCGCGAGGTCCAACAGGATGCCGGCGCGTATCATTTTTGGGAGCGGGACGAGGCCGGAGCCGTACACGATGGCATTGGGCGGAGTGGACACGGGGAGCATGAATCCGAAACTCGCGCCCAGGCACGCCCCCAGCGCCGGCGGCAACGGGCTGACGCCGGCGGCCTGCGCAATCGCAATCACAACCGGAATGATCATATTTGCAGATGCGGTGTTGCTGGCCGCTTCAGACATGATAATCGCCATCGCGATCGACAAGCCTGTCAGTGTCCACAGTGAGCTGACGCCGAGGTACGCGGTGAGGGTGCGGCCCATTGCCTCGGCTACGCCGGTTTTGAACATCAATGAGCCCAGCGTCAACCCTCCACCGAACAGTAAGATGGTGCCCCAGTCGATTTTCACCGCGTCCGGCCACGTTAACGTGAATTCCCATCGCGACAGGTTGACCGGCAACAGGAACAAAAGGATCGCCGCGCAGATGGCGACGATCGACTCAGGGAGGCGTACGCTCATCCATTGGCCCCACCCGGATGCTGCAAGCCATGGCAAGTGCAGGATACCCGGCGTCACCCAGAGCGTCACGGCAACGCCAAACGCCATGACGGTGTTGAATTGCCCCCACGTCCATGGGCCGAGTCTGTTGCGTTCACGACGGATATAGTCCAGCAAATGGCCCCCAGGACCGGCAACGGGATCGCGAATGGTGAGCCGGACAGTTCCGTCATTCCGATCCGGCACGATCCTGTCCGGCTCCTTAGTTGCAGGATGAAGTAGATAGAGTAGCGCAAAAAGTACCGGTCCCATTACCAGGAGTAGCGGGACGGCAACCATCATCCAGCGGAAGAAACTGATTTCTTCGCCGGTTGCCGAACGGATCAGTCCGATGCCGATGAGATTGGGGGGCGATCCCACCGGCGTCCCGATGCCGCCGATCGAGGCGCTGAACGCGACCATCAACATCATGCCGGTGGCGAACGGCCAGCTTCCAGGATCCGACGAATTCGACGCCAACCCTTGAGTGACGCGTACCGCATGCAGTGCCTGCAGGATACCCGCGGCAATCGGGAGCATCATGGCGGTGGTGGCGCTGTTGCTGACCCACATCGAGATGACCGCGGTGACCAACCCGAGGCCCATCATGGTCCTTGCCGGAGAAGACCCGATCCACGGTATGGAGAGGAAACCTAATGCGATGCGACGATCGAGTCCGTGGATTGTCATCGCCCGAGCGAGCATGAACCCGCCGATGAATACGAAGATGATTGGATCGGCGAAGTGGGCCAAGACGACCGCTGCCGGCGACTTGCCGGGCTCCTGCGGGACGACGCCCAATGCCACGCACAGGACTGCGCCAACCAGCGCCGATACGGGAAGCGGGATGACCTCGCTGACCCACAATGTCGTCACAGCCGCAAGGATCGCCGCCAGCGTCCGGCCTTCCGGCCTCAGGTTGCTGCAGAGGAAATAGGTGAGAAAGAAGAGAGGGAGTGTGAGAAGGGCGCCCAGCCGTTTTCGCCAGGCTTCGAACACCTGCTCCCCGGCCGAGATCCGCTCGTCCGGCATGGCCGCGACGGGTTCGACTCGCACATCCGGCTGCGGCATCGCACCGTTCCCTTACGCCTGACGACGGAGCATGGTGTTATAGATACCCGGCGTGGAATCCGGAATCTCAACGGCTCCCGCCGTTTTCCGGTAGAACTCAACCGGGCCTACATCGCCGATAATCGCATACCCGTAACCCTTCAACTTCATGTCCAGGAGACACGACAGCAGCAACGCCCGTCCCGTGCCATGGCCGCGATACTGTTCGGCCACGCCACCGGGGCCAAAGAAGCCTAACGCTGTCGCATCATAGCAGGCGAAGCCGATCAGCGTGCGATCATGACAGGCGATAAAACAGGTCGCGGGCTGATGGGACAGCGCCACATCGGTCTCGCTGGCCCACGCCGTTCCGAAGTGGTCTTTGACCCAGTCGATAACGAGATACATTTCCGGGCCGATCGGTTTGCGCAGTGTGACTCCCCGTGCGGCGTGTTCGGACAGGAAGTTCCAGTCATCCCGGAGATCATAGAGCTTGACCAGCATGTCGGTCATAGCTGCTTTGTGTTTTCCGCCTGAACGGTTCCTCGACGCGCCGACCCTAGCGGCGGCGCGATCCGCCAAGGATACCGCCCAATACGCCGCGGAGAATCTGTCGGCCGATCTGACTGCCGACGGTGCGCGCGGCCTGCTTGGCCATCGTCTCTACCATGCCCTGGCGGCGCGTAGTGCCCCACAGGAAATCGCTCAATGCGCCGCTTGTCTGAGTCTGCGGCTCCGGCTGGGTTTGGGCCGGGCGCTCCACTGACGCTTCGCCGGAGTCGACCCGCCGGGTCAGAATCTCGTAGGCGGACTCGCGATTCATCCGGGAATCGTACTTACCACTAATCGGGCTGCGCGCCCGCACCGTCGCGCGCTCCTCCGGTGTGACCGCCCCCATCCGACAGCGCGGCGGACAAATCAGGGTGCGCTCTACGGGCATCGGCACCCCTTTTTCCTGGAGGGTCGATACCAGAGCCTCGCCGACACTGAGCTGGGAGATGACCTCGGCGACGTCGAGCTTGGGGTTCGCGACGAAGGTTTCCGCGGCAGTGCGCACCGCCTTCTGGTCTCGCGGGGTGTAGGCGCGAAGAGCGTGTTGGATACGGTTCCCGAGCTGGCCGAGGATCTCGTTGGGTACGTCGTCGGGGAACTGAGAGCAGAAGTATACACCCACACCCTTGGACCGGATAAGCCGCACGACCTGCTCCACCCGTTGGCGCAGCACCGGTGGAGCGTCGTCGAAGAGTAAGTGGGCCTCATCGAAGAAGAATACCAGTTTGGGCCTGTCAAGGTCTCCAACCTCCGGCAGGTTCTCGAATAGCTCTGACAGCAGCCACAGCAAGAAGCTCGAGTACAGTCGAGGTTTCAGGATAAGTTGGTCGGCGGTGAGGATATTGACGACGCCGCGGCCGCTGAGATCGGTACGCAGCAGGTCGCCGAGTTCCAGCGCCGGCTCGCCAAACAGGGCTTCTCCGCCTTCCCGCTCCAGCGATAACAGGGCGCGCTGGACGGCAGCCACTGACTGTGTACTGACGAGGCCGTACTGCGCCGATATCTCCTTGCGGTTGTCGGCGACGAATCCGAGCACGGCGCGCAGATCATCAAGGTCGAGCAGCAACAGCCCCTGGTCGTCGGCCAGCTTGAAAGCAATCTCGAGCATCCCGGTCTGGGTGTCGTTGAGATCGAGGATCCGACCCAGCAGGCTGGGGCCGATCTCGGTCACCGTAGTCCGTACCGGGTGGCCCAGCTTGCCGTACAGGTCCCAAAACACAACCGGATTCGCCTCGTGGGCGTAGTCCTGGATGCCGATCTGGACGACACGCTGGTGGATCTTCTCGTTGTCAATACCAGCCAGCGCCGCGCCGGACAAATCACCCTTCACGTCGGCCATGAACACCGGTACGCCCAGCCGCGAAAAGCCTTCCGCCAGCACCAGGAGCGAAATGGTTTTGCCAGTCCCGGTGGCACCGGCGACCAGGCCATGGCGGTTACCGTATTTGGCCAGCAAGTGGACCGGCTGTTCGCCTTTGCCGATGAGTATCGTATTCACACGCAACCTCCCCCGGAAAACTTAGACTGCTTCGTACGGCATCAGCCTCCGCCGGCTCGCGATAGGCCGGATTGTCCCGCCGTTTTCGATAGTTGTCAATGGTATTTCAGAAAAGCGTTGAATCGAGATAGCGGCCCCGTTTATTGACGCAATCCCGATTATGGGCGACTCACCTTGTCCGACGCTATTTCTTCGATCCGGGCGTTAGGCGTGGTTGCGCAGCATCAGCTCCTTGGGATGCGGGTCAAAGTACAGTTGGCCGGCGAGGTACTCGACCGAGTGGCGCCTAATATTGTAG is a genomic window of Candidatus Methylomirabilis lanthanidiphila containing:
- the sdcS gene encoding Sodium-dependent dicarboxylate transporter SdcS; this encodes MPQPDVRVEPVAAMPDERISAGEQVFEAWRKRLGALLTLPLFFLTYFLCSNLRPEGRTLAAILAAVTTLWVSEVIPLPVSALVGAVLCVALGVVPQEPGKSPAAVVLAHFADPIIFVFIGGFMLARAMTIHGLDRRIALGFLSIPWIGSSPARTMMGLGLVTAVISMWVSNSATTAMMLPIAAGILQALHAVRVTQGLASNSSDPGSWPFATGMMLMVAFSASIGGIGTPVGSPPNLIGIGLIRSATGEEISFFRWMMVAVPLLLVMGPVLFALLYLLHPATKEPDRIVPDRNDGTVRLTIRDPVAGPGGHLLDYIRRERNRLGPWTWGQFNTVMAFGVAVTLWVTPGILHLPWLAASGWGQWMSVRLPESIVAICAAILLFLLPVNLSRWEFTLTWPDAVKIDWGTILLFGGGLTLGSLMFKTGVAEAMGRTLTAYLGVSSLWTLTGLSIAMAIIMSEAASNTASANMIIPVVIAIAQAAGVSPLPPALGACLGASFGFMLPVSTPPNAIVYGSGLVPLPKMIRAGILLDLAGFFIIWGGLYLLHQVLQLV
- a CDS encoding AAA-like domain protein; amino-acid sequence: MNTILIGKGEQPVHLLAKYGNRHGLVAGATGTGKTISLLVLAEGFSRLGVPVFMADVKGDLSGAALAGIDNEKIHQRVVQIGIQDYAHEANPVVFWDLYGKLGHPVRTTVTEIGPSLLGRILDLNDTQTGMLEIAFKLADDQGLLLLDLDDLRAVLGFVADNRKEISAQYGLVSTQSVAAVQRALLSLEREGGEALFGEPALELGDLLRTDLSGRGVVNILTADQLILKPRLYSSFLLWLLSELFENLPEVGDLDRPKLVFFFDEAHLLFDDAPPVLRQRVEQVVRLIRSKGVGVYFCSQFPDDVPNEILGQLGNRIQHALRAYTPRDQKAVRTAAETFVANPKLDVAEVISQLSVGEALVSTLQEKGVPMPVERTLICPPRCRMGAVTPEERATVRARSPISGKYDSRMNRESAYEILTRRVDSGEASVERPAQTQPEPQTQTSGALSDFLWGTTRRQGMVETMAKQAARTVGSQIGRQILRGVLGGILGGSRRR